The following proteins are encoded in a genomic region of Antricoccus suffuscus:
- a CDS encoding DinB family protein — protein sequence MGSFDVLLEDERTQLEAFVEEYRGAFERRLDGLSDEQLRRRLVPSATTLLGLLKHVTWMQRVWFEECIGGIPRLELGLVRSPEESFQLADDDTVASVTAAYRAACATARSTVADLTLDAVVTGHRGGDRTVRWVYLQVLRELAHHCGHADILREQILAN from the coding sequence ATGGGATCGTTCGACGTGCTTCTCGAGGACGAGCGCACCCAGCTCGAGGCGTTTGTCGAGGAATACCGCGGTGCCTTCGAGCGCCGACTCGATGGCCTGTCGGACGAGCAACTCCGTCGCCGGCTAGTGCCGTCGGCGACGACGCTGCTCGGTTTGCTCAAGCACGTCACGTGGATGCAACGAGTCTGGTTCGAGGAGTGCATCGGGGGTATACCCCGGCTCGAACTAGGACTGGTGCGCAGCCCGGAGGAGTCCTTCCAGCTCGCTGACGACGACACCGTCGCGAGCGTGACGGCCGCATACAGGGCAGCGTGCGCGACAGCCCGGAGTACCGTAGCCGACCTCACGCTGGACGCTGTTGTGACGGGACATCGTGGCGGTGACCGCACGGTGCGCTGGGTGTACTTGCAGGTGTTGCGCGAACTGGCCCACCATTGCGGTCACGCCGACATCTTGCGCGAACAGATACTCGCTAACTGA
- the gyrB gene encoding DNA topoisomerase (ATP-hydrolyzing) subunit B, with the protein MAENPAEKPANDSKAKKAYGADSITVLEGLEAVRKRPGMYIGSTGERGLHHLIWEVVDNSVDEALAGYCDRVEVTLMADGGVRCKDNGRGIPVNVGKGQTMPAVELVLTVLHAGGKFDSDSYAVSGGLHGVGVSVVNALSTRLDVDIHRNGFQWTQTYEHSKPAAPLKKGPAVKDTGTTITYWADPTIFDAVVYSLETITRRLQEMAFLNKGLTIVVRDERHETPEEVTFCYPGGLEDFVKHINSSKNPIHKSIISFGAEEKGISGEIAMQWNESYGESVRTFANTINTHEGGTHEEGFRSALTTVVNRYAIDKRVLKDKDERLSGDDIREGLAAVVSVKLSEPQFEGQTKTKLGNAEAKTFVQKLCNDWLTDWFERNPSEAKTIINKSADAARARRAAQEARKLARRKTAMNGINMPGKLMDCRSNDPSKSELFIVEGDSAGGSARSGRDSLYQAILPIRGKIINVEKARLDRAMKNNEVQSLITAMGAGIHDDFDIEKARYHKLVLMADADVDGQHIRTLLLTFLFRFMRPLIEAGYVYLAQPPLFKIKWGGKTGDQYAYTDRERDGLLQAGIDAGRRPPKEEGIQRYKGLGEMDAKELWETTMDPTTRMLLQVSLDDAATADDLFSVLMGDDVESRRNFITRNARDVRFLDI; encoded by the coding sequence GTGGCTGAAAACCCGGCTGAGAAGCCCGCGAACGATAGCAAGGCCAAGAAGGCATACGGCGCAGACTCGATCACCGTCCTGGAAGGTCTCGAAGCGGTCCGCAAACGGCCGGGTATGTATATCGGATCGACCGGCGAGCGTGGCCTGCACCACTTGATCTGGGAGGTCGTCGACAACTCGGTCGATGAGGCCCTCGCCGGCTACTGCGACCGGGTCGAGGTCACGCTGATGGCCGACGGCGGCGTGCGTTGCAAGGACAATGGTCGCGGCATCCCGGTCAATGTCGGCAAGGGTCAGACGATGCCGGCCGTCGAGCTGGTGCTCACCGTGTTGCACGCCGGCGGCAAGTTTGACTCCGACTCGTACGCCGTCTCTGGTGGCCTGCACGGTGTCGGCGTTTCGGTGGTCAATGCGCTATCGACGCGGCTCGATGTCGACATCCACCGCAACGGCTTCCAGTGGACGCAGACCTACGAGCACAGCAAGCCGGCGGCGCCGCTGAAGAAGGGTCCGGCGGTCAAGGACACCGGCACGACAATCACCTACTGGGCCGACCCGACGATCTTTGACGCGGTCGTCTACAGCCTCGAGACGATCACCCGTCGACTGCAGGAAATGGCCTTCCTCAACAAGGGCTTGACCATCGTCGTACGCGACGAGCGGCATGAGACGCCCGAAGAGGTCACATTCTGTTACCCCGGCGGGCTCGAAGACTTCGTCAAGCACATCAACTCGTCCAAAAACCCTATCCACAAGTCCATCATCAGCTTCGGCGCCGAAGAAAAGGGCATCTCCGGCGAGATCGCGATGCAGTGGAACGAGTCGTACGGTGAGTCTGTGCGCACCTTCGCCAACACGATCAACACTCATGAGGGTGGCACCCACGAGGAAGGCTTCCGGTCGGCGTTGACCACCGTGGTCAACCGCTATGCCATCGACAAGCGAGTGCTCAAGGACAAAGACGAACGGCTCTCCGGCGACGACATCCGCGAGGGTCTTGCTGCCGTAGTGTCGGTCAAGCTGTCCGAACCACAGTTCGAGGGTCAGACGAAGACCAAGCTCGGCAACGCCGAGGCGAAGACTTTCGTGCAGAAACTATGCAACGACTGGCTGACCGACTGGTTTGAGCGCAACCCCAGCGAAGCAAAGACAATCATCAATAAATCGGCGGATGCGGCGCGTGCTCGCCGTGCCGCCCAGGAGGCCCGCAAGCTGGCCCGTCGCAAGACCGCGATGAACGGCATCAATATGCCGGGCAAGCTGATGGACTGCCGCTCCAACGACCCGTCGAAGTCGGAGTTGTTCATCGTGGAGGGCGACTCCGCCGGCGGCTCGGCCCGGTCCGGCCGTGACTCGCTCTACCAGGCGATCCTGCCCATTCGCGGCAAGATCATCAACGTAGAGAAGGCTCGCCTGGATCGCGCGATGAAAAACAACGAGGTCCAGTCGTTGATTACGGCCATGGGGGCCGGCATTCACGACGACTTTGATATTGAGAAAGCTCGATATCACAAGCTGGTGTTGATGGCCGACGCCGACGTCGACGGCCAGCACATCCGCACCCTGCTGCTGACCTTCCTGTTCCGGTTTATGCGCCCGCTGATTGAGGCCGGCTACGTCTACCTCGCTCAGCCGCCGTTGTTCAAGATCAAGTGGGGCGGCAAGACCGGCGACCAATACGCCTATACCGACCGGGAGCGTGACGGCCTGCTGCAGGCCGGCATCGACGCCGGCCGGCGCCCGCCCAAGGAAGAGGGCATCCAGCGCTACAAGGGTCTTGGCGAGATGGACGCCAAGGAACTGTGGGAGACCACCATGGACCCGACCACCCGCATGTTGCTGCAAGTCAGCCTCGATGACGCGGCGACCGCAGATGACCTCTTCAGCGTGCTGATGGGCGATGACGTCGAGTCCCGGCGCAACTTCATCACCCGCAACGCCCGCGACGTCCGGTTCCTCGACATCTAA
- the gyrA gene encoding DNA gyrase subunit A, which produces MTVKPPVAPDEPSDGSRIELIDIQAEMQRSYIDYAMSVIVGRALPDVRDGLKPVHRRVLYGMYDAGFRPDRSHVKCSRVVGEVMGNYHPHGDSAIYDALVRLAQPWSMRAPLVDGQGNFGSPGNDPAAAMRYTESRLTPLALEMLAGIDEETVDFSPNYDGKVQEPDVLPARFPNLLVNGSTGIAVGMATNMPPQNLREVADAVVWSLKNPTATEEELLESAMGFIKGPDFPTYGLIAGRAGIEDAYRTGRGSIRMRAVITVEEGEKGGTILVITELPYQVNPDNLCESIAMQVRDGKLAGISDIADETSDRIGMRIVIKLKRDAVAKVVINNLFKHTQLQTTFGVNMLAIVDGVPRTLRLDQLISYYCAHQIDVIQRRTRYRLRKAEERAHILRGLVKALDALDEVIALIRRSPTVDEARTGLMELLEIDEIQSTAILDMQLRRLAALERQKIIDALAEIEKEIAELEAILASEERQRQIVVDELTEIVDKYGDDRRTKIIGYDGEVSMEDLIPDEEVVVTVTRSGYAKRTRSDLYRSQRRGGKGVQGASLRQDDLVDHFWIGSTHEWILFFTNKGRVYRAKTYELPESTRNAKGQHVANILAFQPDETIAQVIKIRNYDAAPYLVLATRNGLVKKTRLEDFDSNRTGGVIAINLRDGDELVGAKLINDDDNLLLVSKKAQSICFSASDESLRPMGRATSGVIGMRFGDDDELLAMIVVTEGVDVLVATEHGYAKRTGIEHYPLQGRGGKGVLTADSKSRKGNLVGALAVDLDDELFAITSSGGVIRTPVKGVRHNKDRATMGVKLMNLPEDVTIVAIARNTEDAAASTEEQGT; this is translated from the coding sequence GTGACTGTCAAACCACCGGTGGCACCGGACGAGCCCAGCGACGGTTCGCGTATCGAGCTGATCGACATCCAGGCGGAGATGCAGCGCAGCTACATCGACTACGCCATGTCTGTCATCGTCGGGCGGGCGCTGCCCGACGTACGCGACGGCCTCAAGCCGGTGCACCGCCGCGTCCTCTACGGCATGTACGACGCCGGCTTCCGCCCGGATCGCTCGCACGTGAAATGTTCCCGTGTCGTCGGTGAGGTGATGGGTAACTACCACCCACACGGTGACAGCGCGATCTACGACGCGTTGGTCCGCTTGGCCCAGCCGTGGTCGATGCGTGCACCACTGGTCGACGGTCAAGGCAACTTCGGCTCACCGGGTAACGATCCGGCCGCCGCCATGCGTTACACCGAAAGCCGCCTGACGCCGCTCGCGCTGGAGATGCTTGCCGGCATCGACGAGGAGACCGTTGACTTCTCGCCTAACTACGACGGCAAGGTCCAGGAGCCCGACGTACTTCCGGCTCGGTTCCCCAACCTTCTGGTCAACGGTTCCACAGGGATCGCCGTCGGTATGGCCACCAATATGCCGCCGCAAAACCTGCGCGAGGTCGCTGACGCGGTGGTGTGGTCGCTGAAGAACCCCACCGCCACTGAGGAGGAACTCCTCGAGTCGGCGATGGGCTTCATCAAGGGTCCGGACTTCCCGACCTACGGTCTCATCGCCGGTCGGGCCGGTATTGAGGACGCCTACCGCACCGGTCGCGGCTCGATCCGGATGCGTGCGGTCATCACCGTCGAGGAAGGTGAGAAGGGTGGGACCATCCTGGTCATCACCGAGCTGCCTTACCAGGTCAACCCGGACAACCTCTGCGAGTCCATCGCGATGCAGGTACGCGACGGAAAGCTTGCCGGGATCTCCGATATCGCGGACGAAACCTCCGACCGCATCGGCATGCGGATCGTCATCAAGCTCAAGCGTGACGCGGTCGCCAAGGTCGTCATCAACAACCTCTTTAAGCACACCCAGCTGCAGACGACGTTCGGCGTCAACATGCTCGCGATCGTCGACGGCGTACCGCGCACGCTGCGCCTCGACCAGCTGATCTCGTACTACTGCGCGCACCAGATCGACGTTATCCAGCGTCGTACCCGCTATCGGTTGCGCAAGGCCGAAGAACGCGCGCACATCCTGCGTGGGCTGGTCAAGGCGCTCGACGCCCTCGACGAGGTCATCGCGCTCATCCGGCGCAGCCCCACCGTCGACGAGGCGCGCACGGGCTTGATGGAGTTGCTGGAGATCGACGAGATTCAGTCGACTGCCATCCTGGACATGCAGCTGCGCCGGCTTGCCGCCCTCGAACGGCAGAAGATCATCGACGCCCTCGCCGAGATCGAGAAGGAGATCGCCGAGTTGGAGGCGATCTTGGCTTCTGAGGAGCGGCAGCGTCAGATCGTCGTCGACGAGCTCACCGAGATCGTCGACAAGTACGGCGACGACCGGCGTACCAAGATCATCGGGTACGACGGCGAGGTGTCGATGGAAGACCTCATCCCCGATGAGGAAGTAGTCGTCACCGTTACCCGCAGTGGCTACGCCAAGCGCACGCGCAGCGACCTCTATCGCTCGCAGCGTCGCGGTGGCAAGGGGGTCCAGGGAGCGTCGCTGCGCCAGGACGATCTCGTGGACCATTTCTGGATCGGCTCGACGCACGAATGGATCCTCTTCTTCACTAACAAGGGGCGCGTCTACCGAGCGAAGACCTACGAGCTGCCGGAGTCGACGCGCAACGCCAAGGGCCAGCACGTCGCCAACATCCTCGCGTTCCAGCCGGACGAGACGATCGCCCAGGTCATCAAGATCCGCAACTACGACGCGGCGCCCTACCTCGTGCTGGCCACCCGCAACGGCCTGGTCAAGAAGACCCGCCTCGAGGACTTCGACTCCAACCGCACCGGCGGTGTCATTGCGATCAACCTGCGCGACGGCGATGAGCTCGTCGGCGCAAAGCTGATTAACGACGATGACAACCTGCTGCTGGTCAGCAAGAAGGCCCAGTCGATCTGCTTCTCGGCTTCCGACGAGTCATTGCGTCCTATGGGCCGGGCTACCTCGGGCGTCATCGGTATGCGCTTCGGTGACGACGACGAGTTGCTGGCGATGATTGTCGTCACTGAAGGGGTCGACGTACTCGTCGCGACCGAGCACGGCTACGCCAAGCGGACCGGTATCGAGCACTATCCACTGCAGGGCCGTGGCGGCAAGGGCGTGCTGACGGCCGACTCCAAGTCGCGCAAGGGCAACCTGGTCGGGGCGCTCGCGGTCGATCTTGACGATGAGCTGTTCGCGATCACCTCGAGCGGCGGTGTGATCCGGACCCCAGTGAAGGGTGTTCGTCATAACAAAGACCGAGCAACCATGGGCGTAAAGTTGATGAATCTGCCAGAAGACGTCACTATTGTTGCGATTGCCCGCAACACCGAAGACGCGGCAGCGTCAACCGAGGAGCAAGGCACCTGA
- a CDS encoding DUF3566 domain-containing protein, whose product MSSNKAGSDDWLSAPVGAKQSAAKSQGSSAGSDDTVAAPPASSASKYKSSFTNNISQPASGSVYPAGTERSDGQSPATSAALDPGPATSIGLGSSATGTQTATSTQSAVKTKSGRRPSARGPRRAKLQIRHIDPWSTLKLSLVLAIAFFFVWMVAVGILYGVLSGMGVFDSIDSLFSELGSKGSGSVVSPKIIFGGAALIGAVNIVLFTALSTIGAYIYNLCADLAGGLEITLAERR is encoded by the coding sequence ATGAGCAGTAACAAAGCTGGATCCGACGACTGGCTGTCTGCGCCCGTAGGCGCGAAACAGTCAGCGGCGAAATCGCAGGGGTCCAGCGCGGGGAGCGACGATACAGTCGCAGCCCCGCCTGCCAGCTCGGCGTCGAAGTACAAGTCGTCGTTCACCAACAACATCTCCCAACCGGCGTCCGGTTCGGTCTATCCGGCCGGTACCGAACGCAGCGACGGGCAGTCCCCGGCCACGTCCGCGGCGTTGGACCCTGGCCCGGCGACGTCGATCGGGCTCGGCTCGAGCGCGACGGGCACGCAGACCGCGACGAGCACGCAGAGCGCGGTGAAGACCAAGTCCGGTCGACGCCCGTCGGCGCGTGGTCCGCGTCGCGCGAAGCTGCAGATCCGTCACATTGATCCGTGGTCGACATTGAAGTTGTCGCTGGTCCTCGCGATCGCATTCTTCTTCGTATGGATGGTCGCGGTCGGCATCTTGTACGGCGTACTTTCCGGCATGGGTGTCTTCGACTCGATCGACAGCCTCTTCAGTGAACTCGGCTCGAAGGGCTCTGGGTCGGTCGTCTCTCCCAAGATCATCTTTGGCGGCGCGGCGTTAATTGGCGCGGTCAACATCGTGCTGTTTACGGCGTTGTCCACGATCGGCGCCTACATCTACAATCTGTGCGCCGATCTCGCCGGCGGCCTGGAGATCACCCTGGCTGAACGTCGCTAA
- a CDS encoding DLW-39 family protein: MKKILFLIAALGGVVYVRKQQAAKAEADLWHEATTAPDLRPKQ; the protein is encoded by the coding sequence ATGAAGAAGATTTTGTTCTTAATCGCTGCACTCGGTGGCGTCGTGTATGTCCGCAAGCAGCAGGCCGCGAAGGCCGAGGCCGACTTGTGGCACGAGGCTACGACGGCACCGGATCTACGGCCGAAGCAGTAA